In one window of Streptomyces sp. NBC_01224 DNA:
- a CDS encoding threonine/serine dehydratase, which yields MHQLTYDDIKAATDRIAGHIRPVTVAPVDPGTIRADHRGPLDTRSKEPCEVWFALEFMQHTGSFKARGAQNFIQAHREAGTLPDAGVTIASGGNAGLACAWAAQQQGVRATVFLPTVAPAVKVAKLRDFGADVRVVGAEYAEALEACEEFAASSGALAAHAYDHPLIAAGAGTLLEEIHARIPGLDTVVVSVGGGGLFAGVATAAQHHGIRTVAVEPENCRALNAAIEAGRPVDVPVESVAIDALGARRATALALDAARRDDVRSVLVPDGEIVRARQELWDHRRVAVEHAAATALAALTAPDLPTGPTAPSRGYRPGSGERVAVVLCGANTDPSDLVHPAEN from the coding sequence GTGCACCAGCTCACGTACGACGACATCAAGGCCGCCACCGACCGGATCGCCGGACACATCCGCCCGGTCACCGTCGCCCCCGTCGACCCGGGAACGATCCGCGCAGATCACCGTGGCCCCCTCGACACCCGCTCCAAGGAGCCCTGCGAGGTCTGGTTCGCGCTGGAGTTCATGCAGCACACCGGCTCCTTCAAGGCGCGCGGCGCGCAGAACTTCATCCAGGCCCACCGCGAGGCCGGCACCCTGCCGGACGCGGGCGTGACCATCGCCTCCGGCGGCAACGCCGGGCTCGCCTGCGCATGGGCCGCCCAGCAGCAGGGCGTGCGCGCCACGGTGTTCCTGCCGACCGTCGCCCCGGCGGTGAAGGTGGCCAAGCTGCGCGACTTCGGGGCGGATGTGCGGGTGGTCGGCGCGGAGTACGCCGAAGCCCTCGAAGCGTGCGAGGAGTTCGCTGCCTCGTCCGGCGCGCTCGCCGCGCACGCCTACGACCACCCGCTGATCGCCGCCGGGGCCGGGACCCTGCTGGAGGAGATCCACGCCCGGATCCCCGGTCTGGACACCGTGGTGGTCTCGGTCGGCGGGGGCGGCCTGTTCGCCGGTGTCGCCACCGCCGCTCAGCACCACGGAATCCGCACGGTCGCCGTCGAGCCGGAGAACTGCCGGGCGCTGAACGCCGCCATCGAGGCCGGTCGCCCGGTCGACGTCCCCGTCGAATCGGTCGCCATCGACGCCCTCGGCGCCCGCCGTGCCACCGCGCTGGCCCTGGACGCCGCCCGCCGGGACGACGTCCGCTCCGTCCTGGTACCGGATGGCGAAATCGTCCGCGCCCGCCAGGAGTTGTGGGACCACCGCCGCGTCGCCGTCGAGCACGCCGCCGCCACCGCGCTGGCCGCGCTCACCGCCCCGGACCTCCCGACCGGGCCGACGGCACCGAGCCGCGGCTACCGGCCGGGCAGCGGCGAGCGGGTCGCCGTCGTGCTGTGCGGGGCGAACACCGACCCGAGCGACCTGGTGCACCCGGCCGAGAACTGA
- a CDS encoding MarR family winged helix-turn-helix transcriptional regulator codes for MSDTNRGVASEEQNSRLAEVFDLVGPLYRRTQRKVEQDISVQGLSVGVRAVLSLLHEHGPMTVPEMGRAQALSRQFVQRMVNDATALGLVESAPNPAHKRSSLNRLTQRGREAITAVIERERAILSRVGSDLTDAEVDACLRVLSRLLDLMGGDDID; via the coding sequence GTGAGTGACACAAACCGGGGCGTGGCGTCCGAAGAGCAGAACAGCCGACTGGCCGAGGTGTTCGACCTGGTGGGGCCGCTGTACCGGCGCACCCAGCGCAAGGTGGAGCAGGACATCTCCGTCCAGGGGCTGTCGGTGGGGGTGCGGGCCGTCCTCAGCCTGCTCCACGAACACGGGCCCATGACCGTTCCCGAGATGGGCCGGGCTCAGGCGTTGAGCCGCCAGTTCGTGCAACGCATGGTCAACGACGCGACCGCACTGGGTCTCGTCGAGTCCGCCCCCAATCCGGCCCACAAGCGGTCGTCCCTCAACCGGCTGACCCAGCGAGGCCGGGAAGCCATCACGGCCGTGATCGAACGCGAACGCGCGATCCTGAGCCGGGTGGGCAGCGACCTCACCGATGCCGAGGTCGACGCCTGTCTCCGGGTCCTCTCCCGCCTCCTCGATCTCATGGGCGGCGACGACATCGACTGA
- a CDS encoding alpha/beta fold hydrolase yields MNDLFWLDTGTGHPLVLLHGGFLDHTMWDDQIPFFAPRHRVIAPDARGHGRSANATAPFRHTDDLAALLRHLDTGPAVLAGVSMGASVAVDTALEYPELVSAVVVVGAGTSEPYFTDPWTTGTLAAWQAAMAIGDLDASVEAFTLFAAGPHRTLDALDPDAVDRLRGMTRGTLAKHTPDEPNWLVPMTDTWDRAGGIDVPVLAVNGALDSPDHIGMAERLIRTVPDGRAMSIEGTAHYPNVERPDAFNAALEDFLRTV; encoded by the coding sequence ATGAATGATCTGTTCTGGCTCGACACCGGCACCGGCCACCCCCTCGTCCTGCTGCACGGCGGCTTCCTGGACCACACGATGTGGGACGACCAGATCCCCTTCTTCGCCCCGCGCCACCGCGTCATCGCGCCGGACGCCCGCGGCCACGGGCGGTCCGCCAACGCCACCGCACCGTTCCGGCACACCGACGATCTCGCCGCGCTGCTGCGTCACCTGGACACCGGCCCGGCGGTCCTGGCAGGCGTCTCCATGGGGGCCAGCGTCGCGGTCGACACCGCGCTGGAGTACCCGGAACTGGTCAGTGCCGTGGTCGTCGTCGGCGCGGGGACCAGTGAGCCGTACTTCACCGACCCCTGGACCACCGGGACCTTGGCCGCGTGGCAGGCGGCGATGGCCATCGGTGACCTCGACGCCTCGGTCGAGGCGTTCACGCTCTTCGCGGCGGGCCCGCACCGCACCCTCGACGCCCTCGACCCCGACGCCGTCGACCGTCTGCGAGGGATGACGCGGGGCACGCTGGCCAAGCACACCCCCGACGAGCCCAACTGGCTCGTCCCGATGACCGACACCTGGGACCGTGCCGGCGGGATCGACGTCCCCGTGTTGGCCGTCAACGGCGCCCTCGACTCACCCGACCACATCGGTATGGCCGAACGCCTCATCCGCACCGTCCCCGACGGCCGCGCGATGTCGATCGAGGGCACCGCCCACTACCCCAACGTGGAACGCCCGGACGCCTTCAACGCGGCCCTCGAAGACTTCCTCCGCACGGTGTGA
- a CDS encoding S41 family peptidase, which yields MSDDVAYLRFPHLHEDLLCFAAEDDLWIAPLAAEGQRPGRAWRLTVDRTRVSHPRFSPDGSRIAFTTWRSLDPEIHLAPVEGGPARRLTYWGSTDARVCGWTPDPPDTSQILAVSSHNQPFSYVSWAYTVPTDGSPGGKLPWGPVSDIAVADIDGERRTLLLTGKPPHEPASWKRYRGGAMGRLWLHGKRLLPDIGGHLDSPMFVGGRIAFLSDHEGVGNLYSCLPDGSDLRRHTDHDAFYARHASSDGSRVVYQCAGDVWLVDDLESPDAVPRKLEVRLGGPRAGRRTYQVSAASNVDSLSVDETGRASAVSVRGSLYWLTHRDGPARTISDTPGARVRLPEMLGSGGQVAYVTDADGEDAIEIAYLPRASGDREPRRLASGQVGRVQELIADPDGERLAIATNDGRLLLLDTDEEESTGEPTELIRSVNGPVRDMAFSPDGAWLTWSHPGIGRSLRQIKLARILGSGAPVIVDVTNGRFEDENPVFTGDGRYLAFLSWRGFDPVYDVHTGDLSFPLGCRPYLVPLSSATPSPFALSPEGRPAAGGLDPADDVVVEAGTGEGPSTVTVEFEGLENRVTPFPVSASKYSALHPVSGGGLVWLRWPISGALGETFANPADMSGRPTLEHFNISKARKTELVGHLDWFAVSGDATRLVVMDEGELRAVPATETGDSDSTVYIDLRRILHEVDPGAEWRQAYGEGGRIIRSYFWEPDMCGIDWDGVLDQYRPLVERVASPDEFADLMREVLGELGTSHAYVAPARRNEGPPHYQRAIGMLGANLVCRDGDWTIRRILPGDSSDSKARSPLAGTGIREGAVLTHVDGRPVDPVAGPYPLLSAAGGTTVELTFRPSGSEGHSRRVAVVPLVDERPLRYQDWVAKRRAVVRELSGGKCGYLHIPDMGGSGWAQFNRDLRGEVSRPALIVDVRGNAGGHISELVVEKLTRTILGWDLTRNAQPVSYASNAPRGPVVALADEATSSDGDMITAVFRLLKLGPVVGQRTWGGVVGMTGRHRLGDGTVITVPMNAAWFDTYGWSVENYGVEPDLEALRTPLDWAEGRYAVLDDAVRVALDLLAAHPAATPPTYESVPDRRRPPLPPR from the coding sequence GTGAGTGACGACGTCGCGTATCTCCGTTTCCCGCACCTCCACGAGGATCTGCTCTGCTTCGCGGCCGAGGACGATCTCTGGATCGCTCCCCTCGCCGCCGAGGGGCAGCGGCCCGGCCGCGCGTGGCGGCTGACCGTCGACCGGACCCGGGTCAGCCACCCGAGGTTCTCCCCCGACGGAAGCCGTATCGCCTTCACGACCTGGCGCAGCCTCGACCCCGAGATCCATCTCGCACCGGTCGAGGGCGGCCCGGCCCGCCGCCTCACCTACTGGGGGTCGACGGACGCCCGGGTCTGCGGCTGGACACCCGACCCCCCGGACACCTCGCAGATCCTCGCCGTGTCCTCACACAACCAGCCGTTCTCGTACGTCTCCTGGGCCTACACGGTCCCCACGGACGGCAGCCCCGGCGGCAAACTCCCCTGGGGACCGGTCTCCGACATCGCCGTCGCCGACATCGACGGCGAGCGGCGCACCCTGCTGCTGACCGGCAAACCTCCGCACGAACCGGCCTCCTGGAAGCGGTACCGGGGCGGTGCCATGGGGCGGCTGTGGCTGCACGGCAAGCGGCTGCTCCCGGACATCGGCGGGCATCTCGACTCGCCCATGTTCGTCGGCGGCCGGATCGCGTTCCTCTCCGACCACGAGGGCGTCGGCAATCTGTACTCCTGCCTGCCCGACGGCAGCGATCTGCGCCGCCATACGGATCACGACGCCTTCTACGCCCGGCACGCGTCCAGCGACGGCAGCCGGGTCGTCTACCAGTGCGCCGGCGATGTGTGGCTGGTGGACGACCTGGAGTCGCCGGACGCGGTGCCGCGGAAGCTGGAGGTACGGCTCGGCGGTCCGCGTGCCGGACGGCGTACGTACCAGGTGTCGGCCGCCAGCAATGTCGACTCGCTGTCCGTGGACGAGACGGGCCGGGCCAGCGCCGTCTCCGTACGCGGCAGCCTGTACTGGCTCACCCACCGCGACGGCCCCGCCCGGACGATCTCCGATACCCCGGGGGCCCGGGTCCGGCTGCCCGAGATGCTCGGCAGCGGCGGCCAGGTCGCCTACGTCACGGACGCGGACGGCGAGGACGCGATCGAGATCGCCTACCTGCCGCGCGCCAGCGGCGACCGCGAGCCGCGCCGGCTGGCCTCCGGACAGGTCGGCAGGGTCCAGGAGCTGATCGCCGACCCGGACGGCGAGCGCCTGGCGATCGCCACGAACGACGGGCGGCTGCTGCTCCTGGACACGGACGAGGAGGAATCCACCGGCGAACCCACCGAGCTGATCCGCTCCGTCAACGGCCCGGTACGCGACATGGCGTTCTCTCCGGACGGCGCCTGGCTGACCTGGTCGCACCCCGGGATCGGCCGTTCGCTGCGCCAGATCAAACTGGCGCGCATCCTCGGGTCCGGCGCTCCGGTGATCGTCGATGTCACCAACGGCCGCTTCGAGGACGAGAATCCCGTCTTCACGGGCGACGGACGCTACCTCGCCTTCCTCTCCTGGCGCGGTTTCGACCCGGTGTACGACGTCCACACCGGGGACCTCTCCTTCCCGCTGGGCTGCCGCCCGTACCTGGTGCCGCTCTCCTCGGCCACGCCCTCCCCGTTCGCCCTGTCCCCGGAGGGGCGTCCCGCGGCGGGCGGTCTCGACCCGGCCGACGACGTCGTCGTCGAGGCCGGTACGGGCGAGGGGCCGTCAACGGTCACGGTCGAGTTCGAGGGCCTGGAGAACCGGGTGACACCGTTCCCGGTCTCCGCGTCGAAGTACTCGGCCCTTCATCCGGTCAGCGGTGGCGGGCTCGTCTGGCTGCGCTGGCCGATCTCGGGCGCGCTCGGCGAGACATTCGCCAACCCGGCGGACATGTCGGGCCGCCCCACGCTCGAACACTTCAACATCTCCAAGGCCAGGAAGACCGAGCTCGTCGGCCATCTGGACTGGTTCGCGGTCAGCGGCGACGCGACGCGGCTGGTCGTCATGGACGAGGGCGAGCTGCGCGCCGTCCCCGCCACCGAGACCGGCGACAGCGACTCGACGGTCTACATCGATCTGCGCCGCATCCTGCACGAGGTCGACCCGGGGGCCGAGTGGCGGCAGGCATACGGGGAGGGCGGCCGCATCATCCGCTCGTACTTCTGGGAACCGGACATGTGCGGCATCGACTGGGACGGCGTGCTCGACCAGTACCGCCCGCTGGTCGAACGGGTCGCCTCCCCCGACGAGTTCGCCGATCTGATGCGCGAGGTCCTGGGCGAACTGGGCACCTCGCACGCGTATGTGGCACCGGCCCGCCGCAACGAGGGCCCGCCGCACTACCAGCGGGCGATCGGGATGCTCGGCGCGAACCTGGTGTGCCGGGACGGCGACTGGACGATCCGGCGCATCCTGCCCGGTGACTCCTCCGACTCCAAGGCCCGTTCCCCGCTGGCCGGTACGGGCATCCGGGAGGGCGCGGTCCTCACCCATGTCGACGGCCGTCCGGTCGACCCGGTGGCGGGCCCGTACCCCCTCCTCTCCGCAGCGGGCGGCACCACGGTGGAACTCACCTTTCGCCCGTCCGGCAGTGAGGGCCACTCCCGCCGGGTCGCGGTCGTCCCCCTGGTCGACGAACGGCCGCTGCGCTACCAGGACTGGGTGGCCAAACGCCGTGCAGTCGTACGGGAGTTGAGCGGCGGCAAGTGCGGGTATCTGCACATCCCCGACATGGGCGGCTCGGGCTGGGCCCAGTTCAACCGGGACCTGCGCGGGGAGGTCTCCCGCCCGGCCCTGATCGTCGATGTACGCGGCAACGCGGGCGGCCACATCAGCGAGTTGGTGGTCGAGAAGCTCACCCGCACGATCCTCGGCTGGGACCTGACGCGCAACGCCCAGCCGGTCAGTTACGCCTCCAACGCCCCCCGGGGCCCGGTGGTCGCCCTGGCCGACGAGGCGACGTCCTCCGACGGCGACATGATCACCGCCGTGTTCCGCCTGCTGAAACTGGGCCCGGTGGTGGGCCAGCGGACGTGGGGCGGCGTGGTCGGCATGACCGGCCGGCACCGGTTGGGTGACGGCACGGTGATCACGGTGCCGATGAACGCGGCCTGGTTCGACACATACGGCTGGTCGGTCGAGAACTACGGCGTCGAACCGGACCTGGAGGCCCTGCGCACCCCGCTCGACTGGGCCGAGGGCCGGTACGCGGTGCTGGACGACGCGGTGCGGGTGGCCCTGGACCTGCTGGCCGCGCATCCGGCGGCGACGCCTCCGACCTACGAGTCGGTCCCGGACCGGCGGCGTCCGCCCCTGCCGCCACGGTAA
- a CDS encoding TetR/AcrR family transcriptional regulator, which produces MARTRLTPERESELYAAVLDLLREVGYDALTMDAIAARTRSSKATLYRQWGSKPELVVTALRHNKPVSLAEIDTGSLRGDFHAALSRTDDCQMEKNSALMRGLSHAVHDNPDLLQALRELLIEPEMTGLNTLLRRAVDRGELRPDHPALKYVSHMLIGAFTARQLVEDRPVDQAFLTDYVDSVILPALGVG; this is translated from the coding sequence ATGGCGCGCACCCGGCTCACGCCCGAGCGCGAGAGCGAGCTGTACGCCGCCGTGCTCGACCTGCTCCGCGAGGTCGGCTACGACGCCCTGACCATGGACGCCATCGCCGCCCGCACCCGTTCGAGCAAGGCCACCCTCTACCGCCAGTGGGGGAGCAAGCCCGAGCTGGTCGTCACGGCCCTGCGGCACAACAAGCCGGTGTCCCTCGCAGAGATCGACACCGGATCGCTGCGCGGTGACTTCCACGCCGCGCTGAGCCGTACGGACGACTGCCAGATGGAGAAGAACTCCGCGCTGATGCGGGGTCTGAGCCATGCCGTCCACGACAATCCCGATCTGCTCCAGGCCCTGCGCGAACTGCTGATCGAGCCGGAGATGACCGGCCTCAACACGCTGCTGCGCCGAGCCGTGGACCGGGGTGAACTGCGTCCGGACCATCCGGCGCTGAAGTATGTATCGCACATGCTGATCGGTGCCTTCACCGCTCGGCAGCTGGTCGAGGACCGCCCCGTCGACCAGGCGTTCCTCACCGACTACGTCGACTCCGTGATTCTCCCCGCACTCGGAGTCGGCTGA
- a CDS encoding MMPL family transporter produces the protein MATFLYKLGRLAFRRRRYVALIWVALLALAGFGAASASTATSSSFSIPGTEAQKAFDLLEQRFPDSSADGATARVVFKAPDGQKMTDPANKAEVNKIAGELKSGSDQIASVTDPYTAGAVSKDGSTAYVSVSYKVNSMELTDATRGALEDAGHTAQKSGMTVEIGGDALQVMPETGATEIIGVAIAAVVLVITFGSLIAAGLPLLTALIGVGIGVSTITALANVLDLGSTTSTLAMMIGLAVGIDYALFIVSRYRAELADGREREEAAGRAVGTAGSAVVFAGLTVVIALVGLAVVNIPMLSKMGFAAAGTVAIAVLIALTLVPAMMGFAGKRVMGRKARKAAEAGNRPEAKPNMGTRWARFVLRKPVWVLLAGVIGLGAIAVPAASLEMGLPDDGSQPTSTTQRRAYDLLSDGFGPGFNGPLMVVVDTANSSDGKTAAKQVSDEISGIPGVVAVTPAQFNKAGDTAMITVVPKDRPSSTETENVVHAIRDTGKDIKSDTGAEVLVTGSTAMNIDFSQKMNDALLPYLALVVGLAFLLLMLVFRSVLVPLKAALGFLLSVVAALGAVVAVFQWGWLGSLFGVEQTGPIMSMMPIFMVGVVFGLAMDYEVFLVTRMREAYVHGEKPGQAIVTGFKHGARVVTAAAVIMMAVFAGFIGSSEQMIKMIGFSLAIAVFFDAFVVRMAIVPAVLALLGQRAWWLPRWLDRLLPNVDVEGEGLRKELGETPEGGTSRDGYGGDAEGERELIRV, from the coding sequence GTGGCCACATTCCTCTACAAGCTCGGACGGCTCGCCTTCCGGCGCCGCCGCTATGTCGCCCTGATCTGGGTGGCACTGCTGGCACTCGCCGGATTCGGCGCGGCCTCCGCGTCCACCGCCACCTCCAGCTCCTTCTCGATCCCGGGTACGGAGGCGCAGAAGGCCTTCGACCTGCTGGAACAGCGCTTCCCCGACTCCAGCGCCGACGGCGCGACCGCACGTGTCGTCTTCAAGGCCCCCGATGGCCAGAAGATGACGGACCCGGCGAACAAGGCCGAGGTGAACAAGATCGCCGGCGAGCTGAAGTCCGGCTCGGACCAGATCGCCTCGGTCACCGACCCGTACACCGCGGGCGCCGTCAGCAAGGACGGCTCCACGGCGTACGTCTCCGTGTCCTACAAGGTCAACTCGATGGAGCTGACCGACGCGACCCGGGGCGCCCTCGAGGACGCGGGCCACACGGCGCAGAAGAGCGGGATGACCGTGGAGATCGGCGGTGACGCGCTCCAGGTGATGCCGGAGACCGGGGCCACCGAGATCATCGGTGTCGCGATCGCGGCGGTGGTGCTGGTCATCACCTTCGGCTCGCTGATCGCCGCCGGGCTGCCGCTGCTCACTGCCCTGATCGGGGTCGGCATCGGTGTCTCGACGATCACGGCACTGGCGAACGTACTCGACCTGGGCTCCACCACCTCCACCCTCGCGATGATGATCGGCCTCGCGGTCGGCATCGACTACGCGCTGTTCATCGTCTCCCGTTACCGCGCCGAGCTGGCCGATGGCCGGGAACGTGAGGAAGCGGCCGGACGCGCCGTCGGCACGGCCGGTTCCGCGGTCGTCTTCGCCGGTCTCACTGTCGTCATCGCCCTGGTCGGCCTCGCCGTCGTCAACATCCCGATGCTGTCGAAGATGGGCTTCGCCGCGGCCGGCACGGTCGCGATCGCCGTCCTCATCGCGCTCACCCTGGTCCCGGCCATGATGGGCTTCGCGGGCAAGCGGGTCATGGGACGCAAGGCGCGCAAGGCCGCCGAGGCCGGGAACCGGCCCGAGGCGAAGCCGAACATGGGCACCCGCTGGGCGCGGTTCGTACTGCGCAAGCCGGTGTGGGTGCTGCTGGCCGGAGTCATCGGTCTCGGTGCGATCGCCGTGCCGGCCGCGTCCCTGGAGATGGGCCTGCCCGACGACGGCTCCCAGCCCACCAGCACCACCCAGCGGCGCGCCTACGACCTGCTCTCCGACGGCTTCGGCCCCGGCTTCAACGGGCCGCTGATGGTCGTCGTCGACACCGCGAACAGCTCCGACGGCAAGACCGCCGCCAAGCAGGTCTCCGACGAGATCTCCGGCATCCCGGGCGTCGTCGCCGTCACGCCGGCCCAGTTCAACAAGGCCGGCGACACCGCGATGATCACCGTCGTCCCGAAGGACCGGCCGAGCTCCACCGAGACCGAGAACGTGGTCCACGCGATCCGTGACACGGGCAAGGACATCAAGTCCGACACGGGCGCCGAGGTCCTGGTCACCGGCTCCACGGCGATGAACATCGACTTCTCGCAGAAGATGAACGACGCGCTGCTGCCGTACCTGGCGCTCGTCGTCGGCCTGGCCTTCCTGCTGCTGATGCTGGTCTTCCGGTCGGTGCTGGTGCCGCTGAAGGCGGCCCTCGGCTTCCTGCTCTCGGTCGTCGCGGCCCTGGGCGCGGTCGTCGCGGTCTTCCAGTGGGGCTGGCTCGGCTCGCTCTTCGGCGTGGAACAGACCGGCCCGATCATGTCCATGATGCCGATCTTCATGGTGGGTGTGGTCTTCGGCCTCGCCATGGACTACGAGGTCTTCCTCGTGACCCGGATGCGGGAGGCGTACGTCCACGGCGAGAAGCCCGGCCAGGCGATCGTCACCGGCTTCAAGCACGGCGCCCGGGTCGTCACGGCCGCGGCCGTGATCATGATGGCGGTCTTCGCCGGCTTCATCGGCTCCAGCGAGCAGATGATCAAGATGATCGGCTTCTCGCTCGCCATCGCCGTCTTCTTCGACGCGTTCGTCGTCCGGATGGCGATCGTGCCCGCGGTCCTCGCCCTGCTCGGCCAGCGCGCCTGGTGGCTGCCGCGCTGGCTGGACCGTCTCCTGCCGAACGTGGACGTGGAGGGTGAGGGGCTGCGCAAGGAGCTCGGCGAGACGCCCGAGGGCGGCACCAGCCGCGACGGATACGGCGGTGACGCCGAGGGTGAGCGTGAGCTGATCCGCGTCTGA
- a CDS encoding SsgA family sporulation/cell division regulator: protein MSLVIEEHTEARLITEATDTFAVPVDLRYDATSDPRTVHVAFPGGTDWAFGRDLLEGGMRSPAGRGPIRIWPCGRAQLVVEKHSADGVEVVQFDNASMNRFLHRIHDETGPEAVRTVTTRA, encoded by the coding sequence ATGTCCCTCGTGATCGAAGAGCACACCGAAGCCCGGCTCATCACCGAGGCCACCGACACCTTCGCAGTCCCCGTCGACCTGCGGTACGACGCCACCTCCGACCCGCGAACCGTCCATGTGGCCTTCCCCGGCGGCACCGACTGGGCCTTTGGCCGCGACCTGCTGGAGGGCGGGATGCGCTCCCCCGCCGGGCGCGGCCCCATCCGGATATGGCCCTGCGGCCGGGCGCAGCTGGTCGTGGAGAAGCATTCGGCAGACGGCGTCGAGGTGGTGCAGTTCGACAACGCGTCGATGAACCGCTTCCTGCACCGCATCCACGACGAGACCGGGCCCGAGGCCGTGCGGACGGTGACCACCCGGGCGTGA